In Alkalihalobacillus sp. TS-13, the following are encoded in one genomic region:
- a CDS encoding RidA family protein, with the protein MNDIVYTRVLVASQNRSDLVAAWETIRNEFGVHDVPSTISGVTVLGYPNQLVEIEAVAALEKRFDVDDLK; encoded by the coding sequence TTGAATGACATTGTATATACCAGGGTCCTAGTAGCATCTCAAAACCGATCAGATCTGGTAGCTGCATGGGAAACAATAAGAAATGAGTTTGGTGTTCATGATGTTCCAAGCACCATATCTGGAGTTACCGTATTAGGCTATCCAAATCAATTGGTGGAAATCGAAGCTGTAGCAGCATTAGAAAAGCGTTTTGATGTTGATGATCTAAAGTAA